Proteins from a genomic interval of Zonotrichia leucophrys gambelii isolate GWCS_2022_RI chromosome 5, RI_Zleu_2.0, whole genome shotgun sequence:
- the SYNJ2BP gene encoding synaptojanin-2-binding protein isoform X2, giving the protein MNGSVAGSGYAEEIISLTRRPSGLGFNIVGGTDQQYIANDNSIYVSWIKKDGAAYLDGRLQEGDKILAINGKDLKDLRHKDAVELFRNAGYYVSLKIQRRLQPQNGPVGHGGDGESGGLPLAAILVPGLALAATAVWILLRYRQRM; this is encoded by the exons ATGAACGGCAGCGTGGCGGGCAGCGGCTACGCCGAGGAGATTATCAGCCTCACCCGCAGACCCTCAG GGTTAGGCTTCAACATTGTTGGTGGGACAGATCAGCAGTACATTGCCAATGACAACAGCATCTATGTCAGCTGGATCAAAAAGGATGGGGCAGCTTACCTTGATGGCCGATTACAAGAAGGAGATAAAATTTTAGCG ATCAATGGCAAAGACTTGAAGGATTTGCGGCACAAGGATGCTGTGGAACTGTTCAGGAATGCAGGCTATTACGTGTCTCTGAAAATTCAGCGCAGG ttGCAGCCACAGAATGGCCCTGTGGGTCATGGAGGAGATGGAGAATCAGGTGGGCTTCCTCTGGCAGCCATTCTTGTGCCAGGCCTGGCGCTTGCTGCGACAGCAGTCTGGATCTTGCTGAGGTATCGACAGCGGATGTGA
- the SYNJ2BP gene encoding synaptojanin-2-binding protein isoform X1: MKYYTNGVLRHLVSLLCFQDQFYENNFSRQWKGLGFNIVGGTDQQYIANDNSIYVSWIKKDGAAYLDGRLQEGDKILAINGKDLKDLRHKDAVELFRNAGYYVSLKIQRRLQPQNGPVGHGGDGESGGLPLAAILVPGLALAATAVWILLRYRQRM, encoded by the exons ATGAAGTATTACACAAATGGGGTCCTCAGGCATTTAGTGTCTCTCCTCTGCTTTCAAGACCAGTTTTATGAGAATAACTTTTCTAGACAATGGAAAG GGTTAGGCTTCAACATTGTTGGTGGGACAGATCAGCAGTACATTGCCAATGACAACAGCATCTATGTCAGCTGGATCAAAAAGGATGGGGCAGCTTACCTTGATGGCCGATTACAAGAAGGAGATAAAATTTTAGCG ATCAATGGCAAAGACTTGAAGGATTTGCGGCACAAGGATGCTGTGGAACTGTTCAGGAATGCAGGCTATTACGTGTCTCTGAAAATTCAGCGCAGG ttGCAGCCACAGAATGGCCCTGTGGGTCATGGAGGAGATGGAGAATCAGGTGGGCTTCCTCTGGCAGCCATTCTTGTGCCAGGCCTGGCGCTTGCTGCGACAGCAGTCTGGATCTTGCTGAGGTATCGACAGCGGATGTGA
- the LOC135448684 gene encoding LOW QUALITY PROTEIN: disintegrin and metalloproteinase domain-containing protein 21-like (The sequence of the model RefSeq protein was modified relative to this genomic sequence to represent the inferred CDS: inserted 2 bases in 1 codon) has product MSSAAAGWAAWRHPGSARRCRRRCRFPGSGXPARPARRQLEPRGGSARAGPFQVLSPLGRGRPVPAAAMGPLPGLLLLLLLGAAGCPGARGARPAEPRTAWVTVPRQLSPRRGDDAPALSYWLNVGGRPRVLRLQPRRGLVSRPFTLVTYGRDGARREEHPFVRDNCFYQGDVVGSPGSLVALSTCGRGLHGVLWVEDDTYQIEPVPNDLAFRHILYRMEGDNSSEGASCGLTPEVLQQQKAVLPWFKAPKSAGENEKLRDWWTHITYVKMVVVVDHVRYVKSGRSKSRVLKDVMQVINAGDILCKQLSIRLFVIGLEIWTEKNFINITNSIAPVLNAFNSWRKSNLLPRMYHDVAHLFAYQWFGSSLGLAYIGTVCDKHWAAAVISFTDKKVSVITITFVHELGHNLGMVHDKPDCNCRRKKCIMYENNVDTDSFSDCSYKQYFELVVNGAPCLRQPPAPGSFITGMSEYCGNKIVESGEQCDCGSAASCRRDPCCRTNCTFTAGSDCASGRCCKNCKVLPAGTLCRASTGSCDLPEYCNGTSSQCPLDVYLQDGTPCNDGVYCYQGKCSSHNEKCQRLFGKYAKVAPLDCFKAVNTQGDRFGNCGIRDNIYFEKCSTKNVLCGRIQCENVVIIPFLQNHVTLVQTPVRGKNCWGLDYHVGIPRADVGAVEDGTPCGSDMLCINRTCMSVSVLNYDCNMTKCHDRGVCNNHKNCHCEYGWAPPYCELEGYGGSVDSGPPPPKKAERLKVRLVLLGFYSVCFVGIVLSIRYRQKIEGWLAKKKAQFHRKLFQRPKKKEVPKEKSPAGELKSTKDKKAAPWDVIEELSD; this is encoded by the exons CCGCCGCAGGTGCCGTTTCCCGGGGAgtgg cccggcccggccggcaCGACGGCAGTTGGAGCCTCGGGGCGGTTCCGCCCGGGCTGGGCCCTTCCAGGTTCTATCCCCGCtcgggcgggggcggccggtACCGGCGGCCGCGATGGGGCCTCTGCCGGGgctcctgcttctgctgctgctgggcgcgGCGGGGTGccccggggcccggggggcccGGCCCGCGGAGCCGCGCACCGCGTGGGTGACGGTGCCGCGGCAGCTGAGCCCCCGCCGTGGCGACGACGCCCCGGCCCTCTCCTACTGGCTGAACGTGGGCGGGCGGCCGCGGGTGCTGCgcctgcagcccaggaggggcCTGGTCTCCCGCCCCTTCACGCTGGTCACCTACGGCCGGGACGGGGCCCGCCGGGAGGAGCACCCCTTCGTACGGGACAACTGCTTCTACCAGGGCGACGTGGTGGGGAGCCCCGGCTCCCTTGTGGCCCTCAGCACGTGCGGCAGGGGCCTCCACGGCGTGCTCTGGGTGGAGGACGATACGTACCAGATCGAGCCCGTCCCCAATGATCTGGCCTTTCGGCACATTCTCTACCGCATGGAGGGAGACAACAGCTCCGAGGGAGCCAGCTGCGGACTGACGCcggaggtgctgcagcagcaaaaggcTGTGCTGCCGTGGTTCAAAGCTCCCAAGTCAGCGGGGGAGAACGAAAAGCTGAGGGACTGGTGGACGCACATCACGTATGTGAAGATGGTAGTGGTCGTGGACCACGTGCGGTATGTAAAGTCAGGCAGGAGCAAATCCAGAGTCTTGAAGGACGTCATGCAAGTCATCAATGCTGGGGACATTTTGTGCAAACAGCTTTCTATCCGGCTGTTTGTTATAGGATTGGAGATCTGGACTGAAAAGAACTTTATAAATATTACTAACTCTATTGCCCCGGTACTTAATGCGTTTAACTCCTGGAGAAAGTCAAACCTGTTACCTCGGATGTACCATGATGTTGCTCACTTATTTGCATATCAGTGGTTTGGAAGCAGCTTGGGATTGGCATATATAGGGACAGTGTGTGATAAgcactgggcagcagctgttATTTCCTTCACTGATAAAAAGGTGTCTGTAATTACTATCACATTTGTCCATGAGCTGGGCCATAATCTTGGGATGGTTCATGATAAACCGGATTGTAATTGCAGACGCAAGAAATGCATTATGTATGAAAACAATGTTGACACTGACTCGTTCAGTGACTGCAGTTACAAACAGTACTTTGAGCTGGTTGTAAATGGTGCTCCATGCCTTCGTCAGCCACCAGCACCTGGCAGTTTCATCACCGGGATGAGTGAATACTGTGGGAATAAAATAGTAGAAAGTGGAGAGCAATGTGACTGTGGTTCAGCAGCAAGCTGCCGAAGGGATCCTTGTTGCCGCACAAACTGTACATTTACTGCAGGTTCAGACTGTGCATCTGGAAGATGCTGCAAGAACTGTAAGGTCCTTCCAGCAGGAACACTCTGCAGAGCAAGTACTGGCAGCTGTGACCTGCCAGAGTATTGCAATGGAACTTCCTCTCAGTGCCCGCTGGATGTATACCTACAAGATGGAACTCCTTGCAATGATGGTGTTTATTGCTATCAAGGAAAATGTTCATCCCACAATGAAAAGTGCCAGCGTCTCTTTGGCAAATATGCCAAGGTTGCTCCTTTAGATTGCTTTAAAGCAGTGAACACTCAAGGTGACCGGTTTGGGAATTGTGGTATTCGTGACAATATctattttgaaaaatgcagtACTAAGAATGTCTTATGTGGTAGGATTCAGTGTGAAAACGTAGTCATAATACCTTTCTTGCAGAACCATGTAACGCTAGTCCAAACTCCTGTTCGAGGTAAAAATTGCTGGGGCCTCGACTATCATGTAGGGATACCAAGAGCAGATGTGGGAGCTGTGGAAGATGGCACACCATGTGGTAGTGATATGCTTTGTATCAACAGGACGTGTATGAGTGTATCAGTGCTGAACTACGACTGCAACATGACAAAGTGTCATGACAGAGGAGTGTGTAACAATCACAAGAACTGTCACTGTGAGTATGGCTGGGCTCCTCCATATTGTGAATTGGAAGGATATGGAGGTAGTGTTGACAGTGGACCCCCTCCACCTAAGAAGGCTGAGAGACTAAAAGTAAGACTAGTGCTACTTGGGTtttattctgtgtgttttgttggAATAGTCCTTTCCATCCGTTATAGACAGAAAATAGAGGGATGGCTTGCGAAGAAAAAAGCCCAATTCCATAGAAAATTGTTTCAAAGAccgaaaaaaaaagaagttcctAAAGAAAAGTCGCCTGCTGGTGAGTTAAAATCCACCAAAGATAAAAAGGCAGCACCTTGGGATGTTATTGAGGAACTATCAGATTGA